Within the Thermosipho africanus Ob7 genome, the region TTCAAAATATTTTGAAAACCCATCAACTATTTTAAATTCAGGGTTTACTCCAAGATATTTTGCAAATTCTGTGGCGATTTCATAGCAAAATCCAGGTTTTTCTTTGTTACTTGAAAAATAGACAACTTCACTTGGAATATTTCTAATTCCAATAGATATATTTCCTGTATCAAGTATTTTCATAAGAGGTTGAGAAAATCCAATAAGACTAAATAGTAAAAAAAACTGTAAAGGTATGAAAAATTTTTATAGATTTATTTCCCCTTCTAAAAATTTTTTTAGCCATATTGCACTATCTTTTAAATATCTTTTTTGAGTAGTATAATCAGTGTATACTATTCCAAATCTTTTTGAATATCCTTCTGCCCATTCAAAATTATCCATTAAAGTCCAGATAAAGTATCCTTTTAAATCTACTCCATCTTTTATTGCTTTTAGAGCATTTTCAAAATGAGATTTTAAATAGTTTATTCTGTATGTATCATGCACTTTTCCATTTTCAATCTTGTCTGGACCAGCCATTCCATTTTCGGTTATATAAAGTGGGGTTTTGTATCTGTTATAAATCTTTAAAAGCATATCGTATAATCCTTCAGGATATATCTCCCAACCCATTTCTGTTTTTTCTAGTTCACCTTCTATAGTTTTAAACATGAAAGGTTCCTCAGGAGCATATTTGACTAGTTGCCTAGTATAATAATTTATTCCGAAAAAGTCGATCTTTTTTGAAATAATATCCATATCATTTTCGAAAATATCTATACCATTTCTCTGTAAAATTGCTCTTGCATTTTCTGGATACCTTCCAAAAATTATTGGATCATAAAACCATCCATTTGTTAATTCATCAACTAAAAGAGCGACATAAAAATCTTCTTCTGTTTCATCAGCAGGCTCTACTTTAGTTGTAACATTTGTTATCCCTATTTTTCCGTCTTTTACTAGATCTCTAAATGCTTCTACAGAATATCCGTGAGCTCTTAGCAAGTTATGGGCAGCTTTAATAGCTTCTTGCAGATTTTTGTGTCCTGGGGCATGAATTCCATAGAAATATCCAAGAAATGAAGAACACCAAGGTTCATTTAATGTAATCCAGTGTTTTACTCTATCTCCAAAATTTTGAAATAATATTGATGAATAGTCTTGAAAATAAAGTGCTATGTCATCGTTTAACCATCCACCTTTTTCATATAAAAATAACGGAAGATCCCAGTGATAGATTGTAATAAACGGAATTATATTATTTTCAAGTAATTTGTCAATTAGCTTGTTATAAAAGTCAATTCCTTTTTCGTTTTTTTCTTTTGTATTTTTCATAACTCTTGGCCAGGATATTGAAAATCTATAAGCATCAACCCCTATATCCTTCATTATTTTTATATCTTCTTCGTATCTATGATAATGGTCACAAGCAACATCACCGTTTTCGTTATTTTTAATTTTTCCTGGAGTATGTGAAAATACATCCCATATTGAAGGAACCTTTCCATCTTCATTATATGCGCCTTCTATTTGATAAGAAGCTGTTGCAACGCCAAAAATAAAATCTTTTGGAAAATCGTTTCTTTCCATTTTTTCACCTCATTTCTTTTTATTTATAGTTCTATTATATCACTATAACTTGAAAATTTTGTCTGCGTGTAGATATATTTATATGTAAAGTAAATTAATATTACAATTGATGATGTTATATGTGTTTGTTCAACATTTTTTTATATCATACCAATTCACAAAAATACAAAAAGAGGTAAAATTTAGTTAGGAATAAAAACAAAAAGGAGTTGACAAAATTGCATTTATCAATTTATGAATACTTATTTTTGTTTTTCATGATATTTTTAGCAGGTTTTGTAGATTCTATAGCAGGTGGTGGAGGACTTATCTCACTTCCTGCTTACTTATTTTTAGGTATCCCTTCTCATAATGCACTTGCAACTAATAAACTCTCATCTTCAATTGGGAGTATATTTAGTACATTTAGATATGCAAAAGAAAGATACGTTGTATTCGAAATTGGTATTATCTCGGCTATTTTTTCATTTTTAGGTTCTTTCTTTGGAGCTAGACTTGCTCTTTTAATTTCAGACTCTTATTTAAAAGTAATTATTTCTGTTTTAATTGTCTTTGCTGGTGCTTTTATGTTAATGAATAAAAGAAAAAAGGTAATTAGTAAAATTCCTAAAACTTCTTTTAAAAAGAAATTTTTTATCTCAAGTTTTATAGGTTTTATTATTGGAATGTATGATGGTTTTTTTGGGCCTGGGACAGGTACTTTTTTGATAATTATGTACACTAGCTTTCTTTCATTTGATTCAATAAGTGCTAGTGCCACAGCAAAAATTGTTAATTTATCTTCCAACATCAGTGCACTTATAGCTTTTTTAATTAATGGTAAGGTACTTTTTCATATAGGACTTCCTGCAGCATTTTTTGGAATTTTAGGAAATTGGATTGGTTCAGGGATAGCTATAAAGAAAGGAGATAAAATAATAAAACCAATTGTGTTAGTAATATTATTTTTGGTAGTTTTTAAATCTTTAAGAGAGTTAATTTAATAATTTTATTTTAATGCTCCTATTATGATATAATTTTAGTATCTTATTTTTTGGAGGCGATATTATGAAAAAAATCTTAGTTTTTTTATTACTTGTTTTTACTATATTTTTATTTTCATCAACAATAGATTATGTATTGGTTGTTCCAAGTGATGTCTTAGTTTCTGAAATCACTAGTTTAATTTACAGTTTAGAAAGTTATGATTTTAAAATTTCTCTTACAGATTATGGTTTGAGTAAAAAAAATTATGAATATCTTTATTCGCCATACGATGAGTATTTTAAAAATCATATTTTGACGCTTTTAAGTTATTTTTCTAATAGAGATGTTAATTCTGATTATATTTTGCCATTAGATTTTATATCTGAGTATCAAGTACAAGGTGACCTATATCTATATTCGGTATCTTTATTTGATTCGGATTTGAATTTGCTTTATAATGCTTTTAATAAAATAGCTTATGATTCAAATAATTCAATAAATTCTGAAGCCTTAACCATTTATAGTTATCTATCTAGTTTATTAAATTCAATGTTTGAGGATGACTCTCCAAAAAACTATGACATAGACTATGTAGTAGCGTCGGTTTATATTGATACACACGATGAAGGTTATCTAGTTTTTGAAATTGGATTTATTTCTCAAAATAATAGAAAAATTGATTTAATATATTATACTTTTTAGTTTATGAAAAGAATTTATAAAATAGGAGGTTGACTATGGAACAAATTGTTGAAGATGCAATTGATAAACTTGTTGATAAGTATTTTGATGAAGTATTAGAAAATCTTGAAAAAATAATTGAAATTAAATCGGTGATGGGACCGGCAAGTCAAGATGCACCATTTGGAGTAGGGCCTGCTAAGGCATTGAGTGAAGCATTAAAAATTTCAAAAAAGTTAGGTTTTGAAACTAAAAATATTGACTTTTATGCTGGGCATGTCACTTATGGTAATTCAGGAAAACTTTATGGAATATTAGGACACTTAGATGTAGTTCCTGAGGGAGATTTAGAAAAATGGGAAACAGATCCTTATAAACTTGTAATTAGAGATGGAAAAATGTTTGGAAGAGGAGTTTCAGATGATAAAGGACCAACTATTGGAGCATTGTATGCTTTAAAAATAGCATCTGAGTTGGTAAAAACTCCAAAAAACACTGTTAGGTTAATTTTTGGAACAAATGAGGAAAATGGTTCAAAATGTTTAAAATATTATTTTAAAAATGAACCATATCCAGATGCAGCTGTAACACCTGATGGGACATTTCCGCTTGTTTTTGCGGAAAAAGGAAATACAACTTATAAAATAAGTACTTATCTTAATAATGATTATAATACTAAACTGATAAAGATGAAAGCGGGGACTGCAGTTAATGTTGTTCCGGAAGAATGTAACGTAGTTATAGAAACTGATAAGGTAAATGAAGTAGCTTATCTTGTTGAAAATTTTAATACAAAGTGTAAATTAAAATATGAAGTTAATGGAAATAGAATATCAATAACAACTATTGGAAAATCTGCACATGCTTCAACTCCACAACTTGGCCTAAATTCTATCGCATGTATGTTAAATCTTTTATCAAACATTGATTTTGGTAAGGATAATTTTGTAATAAGAGTTTTGAATGAAAAACTTGGTTTGGATATTAATGGTATCCGCCTTGGTATTTATTCTAAAGATATTGCAAGTGGAGAACTTACCTGTAATTTAGGAACGATAAATATTGAAAATGGGGATTTAGAAGTCAAAATTAATATAAGGTATCCAATATTTATGAATATAGAAATGATTACTAATCAAATTAAAGAAGCTTTTAAAGAATTTGATCTTCTTCAAATTTCACACAGTAAACCATTATATGTTTCTAAAGACAGTGAACTTGTAAAGATGTTACTTAAGGTGTATAGAGATGTTACTAAAGATGAAAAAGAACCTATAGCATTGGGCGGAGGAACTTATGCTAAATCTGTACCTTATGGAGTAGCGTTTGGTGCAGTATTTCCAGGAGAAGATACAGGTATGCATCAACCTAATGAACATTGGTCGCTAGAATCTTATAAGAAATTTATTAGAATATATGCAAGATTGATTTATAAGTGGTTAACTGAATAAAAATTTGCTTAAACCTGTTGATCCTCTACTAAATTTAGTAGGGGATTTTTTATTTAAATGAAAAGTGTTTCTTTGCTTTAAACCAATGAAAATTAATTATTTATTATTTTTTTCGATGATTATATGGTATTTAAATGGATTTCTGTAACGTTTTTCTATAATATTTTTTCAAAAAAAATGATTTCATGATTTTGTGTGTAACATGTTACATAGATATAATTTCATTAGAAATTCTTAATTTGGCAATTTTACTAAAAAGATGCTTGTGTAACAATTTTATTATTTTAAACACAATTTAATTGAAAGGAGTGGTAAAATGAATAAAATTAGTGTATTATTTGGATTTTTAATGATATTTTTTGCAATTTTAGCATTTTCTGAAACAGTTGTTACAGTGGGAGTTTTTAGTTGGGATGTTCCTATATTTCAACAAATAGCAGAAGAATTTGAAAAAGAAAATCCGGATATTAAGATCGAAATTGTTGAAATCCCATGGACTCCTGGTGATATTATAAATAGTTTATTAACCGCCAAAGCAGCATCTGGGGAAAAATTTCCAGATGTAATTGCTCAGTCGTGGGAGCCAATTGTCTATCCTGTATCACAAGGTTGGGTTTATCCATTAGATGAGTTTATTAAAAACGATCCTGATTATAATTATGTACCTGAATCTATACAAAATGCTTTCAAATTTTTAGGAAAGACATATGCTCTTGGTGAAAGGCTTCATTTTAATACTATAGTTTTAAACCTTGATTTGCTTGAAAAATTAAACTTACCTGTTCCTAGTTATGATTGGGATATTAACACATTCATGTACCTTGCAAGACGTGCAACAAACAGAGAATACTCTGGAATTGATAACTTATGGGAATTTGATGCATACATGGCAGCTGTTTTTAGTGATCGTACTACTTTCTGGAGTTTTGATTTTAACAAAAAAAGATTTGATTTAATAAATGGTGGATGGCTTAAGGCTGTTGAAATTCAAGAAAAATTGAGAAAAATTCCTGGCCTTGATGCTTCTATGCTTTTTAATCAACAGCTAAGAGATCAGGGAGAACTGGATGATTATCAGAAAAAATTTGGGGAAGATACAGATGCATTTTTTGAAGGAAAAATTTTAATGGGCTTTAAAGGTACATGGGATTGGGACGAAGAAGGTTTAAAGTCACTTCCATGGAAAATGGATATGTATCCATTACCACATGATCATGAAATTGGGATGAGACAACCTATTCACATTAACTACGCATTTATGACTTCTACAACTAAACATCCGAAAGAAGCATTCAAATTTTTGAAATACATAACTTATGATCCTAAAGGTGTTGTTGTTAAATTTAAATATGTTACCTCTGTAACTGATGCGATTGGTAACTCGTTTTGGTTTGTTCCTGCAACAATGCATCCAGAAGTTGTAAAAGAATTTAAAGAAGCTAAATTCATCCCTAATGGAGTAAAATATATGCTTGAAAATCTTGATAAAACTGTTCAGGTTGATATGTGGAAAGTTATACCTGGATGGTTCCAGGCTATTAATGATGTAATGATTCCTACTGAAGAGAAAATTAGAAGTGGTGATGCAGAACCTACTGCTATAGCAGCAGAAACAGAAGAAAAACTTAATGAAATAATAGAACAGGCATGGAATGAATTTATAAAGCAAGTTGAAGAAGTTCAAAAGAATTTTAGTAAACTTAGGAAAAAAATAGAAAGTGAAAAGTAATTTAGCCCCCCGAGTTACTCGGGGAGCTTTAATGATTAATAGGAGGTATTAGGGTGATTCGGCTTATAAAAATCATTGGTCTTATTTTTATTACTTTATTTGTAATATCTCTAATATTATTTTTATTTGGTCAGAAAAGCTATTATGAATTTTCTAATTACATTAAAAGTATCAAAAAAAATCAAATAAATGTTCAGATTACTCCTGATGAAGCTTTAAGACGATACTTTTCATTTTATGAAAATTTGGAAAAAACACCAATTTATTCAGGAGAAATGGTTTTACATACTGATGAATCTACAACCATTAATTTTTACTTAAAAAAAGGTGGAATTTTTAATATATTATTAGTTTACAAGATAGATTCAAATACAACCAACAACGGTTCTCTAGAAATTTCAAAGGAAGGTGAAGAAAGTTTCATAGGGCTTTTGGATAATTATGCATATTATGATAAATCACAGCTAATTTTGGACAGATATGGTAATGAAGTGGTACCTGAGCAATACAGGGTTGATATAGCATTGTACAGTGTGTTAAAAGATGCAAAAAGAATTATTTCTAAACCACTTACTTTTGAGTTTGTAAGTGGTAATAATAAGATTGTCTTAAAAAATTTAAAATCTGATATTACTATAAAAAGTATATATCTTTTAAAACAAGAGGAGTTATTAAATTATGAAGATTACATAAAAAATTACGATAACTATTCTACAAAAGATTTAATGATAGAGGCTGAAGATTTAATTTTAAAGTCTGATTTTACATCAAGTATTGGAAATGAACAAACACCTGAAATAACGCCATTTGAAATTACGAAAAAAAGACTTAATAACATTTTGGAAGATACATTCTCATCCTCTGGGCAGAAACTAATATGGATTTTTAATATAGATGAGCCAGGATTATACAAAATTGCTTTCAGATATAAACAAACTATTAACAAAGGTATTCCATCATTCAGAAACATAAAAATAGATGGGAAAATACCATTTAAAGAATTTGAATTTTATCCATTTTATTATACAGGGTATAAATGGACTACTGTTACGCTTTCTGATGGTGTAAAGCCTTATTTTGTTTATTTAGATAAAGGGCTTCATTTTCTAACTTTGGAAGTAGCAACTGGGCCCTTTGAAAAATACATTCAATTTTTACAAGAAAGCGTAAGAAAATTACAAGATATTGGTCTTGATATAAGAAAGTTAATAGGTAATAATTTTGATCCTAATAGAACATGGAATATAGAAAAATATATGCCTAATGTTGTTAGTGATTTGGAAAATCTTGCTGATGTTCTTGAAGATAAATATACATCTTTATTGGAAATACTTGGTGAGCAAGGAAGAGCATCAATTTCAGATATGATTGTTGCTGCAGAATTAATCAGAGAAATTATAAAAGAACCTGAAAGAATCCCGTTTTATTTGGATGTTTTAAGCGAAGGAGCAGCTTCAATTGCACAAAGATTGTCTAATCTTTCTTTGAATTTGAAGAAACAACCTTTAGGAATTGACAAGATATTTATTTATTCAAACGATAAATTTGTTGAAAATAGTCAAAGCAAGTTCTTAATTAATTCATATGCTGAATTGTATAAACTATTTTTGTCATTCACAAATAAAAATGAATATTATTCAGTGTATGAAAAGTCTTCAGATGATGAACTTTCAGTTTGGGTAAATAGACCAGTTCAATACGTTGAAACTCTTCAATATTTAATTGATTCAGATTTTACAAGAAAATATGGAATAAAAGTTAAACTTTCTATAATGCAAAACGAACAGAAATTAATTTTGGCAAGTGCAGCGGGAAATACCCCTGATGTAGCATTAGGAATAAGTAGCTGGATTCCTTTTGATCTTGCTATTAGAGGAGCATTATACCCATTATCTAATTTTCCAGACTTTGTTGACACTTTGAAAGATTATTATAATCTAGAAACTCTGCTACCTTATGTATTGGAAAATAAGATTTATGGAGTTACTGAAGCTCAAAATTTCTATGTTTTATTTTATAGAAAGGATATTCTAGAAAAGCTCGATATTCCAATTCCACAAACGTGGGAAGATGTGAAAAAAATTCTTCCTGAGATTCAGCGAAGAGGTATGAACTTCTTTATACCTATGTGTGAACAAACTACAAAATTTTTTAATACAACTGCTCCTTTCATCTTTCAAGCTGGAGGAAGAATATATACAAAAGATGGTTTAAAAGCTGCTATAGGTGAAGAAAAGGCTGTAAAAGGATTTGAATTGATGACAGAATTATTTTCTATCTATGGTTTACCAGAACAAGTAGCAAGTTTTTACAATAGTTTTAGATATGGTCTTATTCCAATTGGTGTTGCAGATTTTGCTAATTATATACTTTTGTCAAATGCAGCAGATGAAATTTATGGCCTTTGGGATATAGCACCTTCGCCTGGTATTATTAATGAAAAAAATGAAAATGTAAGATATCAGGTTGCAAGTGATAGAGCAGATGTAATATTCAAAAATTCTAATAAAAAGGAACAAGCTTGGACATTTTTAAAATGGTGGCTTTCAAAAGAAACTCAAGTAAAATATGCTAGGATGCTTGTTAATAGATATGGACCAGAATATATGTTTAACACAGCTAATATTTCAGCATTTAATGAATTGGATTATTTTCCTGAAAATCACAAAAAAGTTATTTTGGAACAATGGAGATGGATAAAAGAGGTCCAAAGACATCCTGGTGGCTATATGACAGAGAGAGAAGTAAGTAATATATGGAATGCAGTTGTTATTGAGGGAAAAAGTTTAAGACCAACAATTGATAGAGCAGAAATATTAATTAATCGTGAACTTGAAAGAAAACTTGCTGAATTTGGTTATATAAAAAATGGAAAGATTATAAAAAAATTTCCTATTTATGATTCAATTTATGAATTATTACGAGGTGGTTTGAATGAAGAAAATTAAAAAGTATATGCATTGGATATTATTATCACCTTATTTAACTTTATTTATAATTTTCATTTTGTTACCAATAATTGTTGCAATTTACCTTTCTTTTACATATTTTAATGCTATTCAATCTCCAAGATGGATAGGATTACAAAATTACGTAAATCTTTTTACAAGAGATGAGATTTTTATGCAAAAGGTTTTGCCAAATACAATTAAGTTTTCTTTAATTGTAGGTCCTGGTGGATACATTTTATCATTTATTCTAGCCTGGCTTGTAGCACAACTTACTAAGGTTCCAAGAACAATCTTTGCCCTGATTTTATATTCTCCTTCGCTGACAGCAGGTGTAACAATGGCAGTAGTATGGAGGGTTTTGTTTAATGGTGATCAACAAGGTTATTTGAATGCACTATTATTAAAGTTAGGATTTATAGACAAGCCAATACAGTGGCTTCAGTCCCCTGAATATTTATTGACTATTATGATAATAG harbors:
- a CDS encoding extracellular solute-binding protein; this translates as MIRLIKIIGLIFITLFVISLILFLFGQKSYYEFSNYIKSIKKNQINVQITPDEALRRYFSFYENLEKTPIYSGEMVLHTDESTTINFYLKKGGIFNILLVYKIDSNTTNNGSLEISKEGEESFIGLLDNYAYYDKSQLILDRYGNEVVPEQYRVDIALYSVLKDAKRIISKPLTFEFVSGNNKIVLKNLKSDITIKSIYLLKQEELLNYEDYIKNYDNYSTKDLMIEAEDLILKSDFTSSIGNEQTPEITPFEITKKRLNNILEDTFSSSGQKLIWIFNIDEPGLYKIAFRYKQTINKGIPSFRNIKIDGKIPFKEFEFYPFYYTGYKWTTVTLSDGVKPYFVYLDKGLHFLTLEVATGPFEKYIQFLQESVRKLQDIGLDIRKLIGNNFDPNRTWNIEKYMPNVVSDLENLADVLEDKYTSLLEILGEQGRASISDMIVAAELIREIIKEPERIPFYLDVLSEGAASIAQRLSNLSLNLKKQPLGIDKIFIYSNDKFVENSQSKFLINSYAELYKLFLSFTNKNEYYSVYEKSSDDELSVWVNRPVQYVETLQYLIDSDFTRKYGIKVKLSIMQNEQKLILASAAGNTPDVALGISSWIPFDLAIRGALYPLSNFPDFVDTLKDYYNLETLLPYVLENKIYGVTEAQNFYVLFYRKDILEKLDIPIPQTWEDVKKILPEIQRRGMNFFIPMCEQTTKFFNTTAPFIFQAGGRIYTKDGLKAAIGEEKAVKGFELMTELFSIYGLPEQVASFYNSFRYGLIPIGVADFANYILLSNAADEIYGLWDIAPSPGIINEKNENVRYQVASDRADVIFKNSNKKEQAWTFLKWWLSKETQVKYARMLVNRYGPEYMFNTANISAFNELDYFPENHKKVILEQWRWIKEVQRHPGGYMTEREVSNIWNAVVIEGKSLRPTIDRAEILINRELERKLAEFGYIKNGKIIKKFPIYDSIYELLRGGLNEEN
- a CDS encoding sulfite exporter TauE/SafE family protein, encoding MHLSIYEYLFLFFMIFLAGFVDSIAGGGGLISLPAYLFLGIPSHNALATNKLSSSIGSIFSTFRYAKERYVVFEIGIISAIFSFLGSFFGARLALLISDSYLKVIISVLIVFAGAFMLMNKRKKVISKIPKTSFKKKFFISSFIGFIIGMYDGFFGPGTGTFLIIMYTSFLSFDSISASATAKIVNLSSNISALIAFLINGKVLFHIGLPAAFFGILGNWIGSGIAIKKGDKIIKPIVLVILFLVVFKSLRELI
- a CDS encoding ABC transporter substrate-binding protein — translated: MNKISVLFGFLMIFFAILAFSETVVTVGVFSWDVPIFQQIAEEFEKENPDIKIEIVEIPWTPGDIINSLLTAKAASGEKFPDVIAQSWEPIVYPVSQGWVYPLDEFIKNDPDYNYVPESIQNAFKFLGKTYALGERLHFNTIVLNLDLLEKLNLPVPSYDWDINTFMYLARRATNREYSGIDNLWEFDAYMAAVFSDRTTFWSFDFNKKRFDLINGGWLKAVEIQEKLRKIPGLDASMLFNQQLRDQGELDDYQKKFGEDTDAFFEGKILMGFKGTWDWDEEGLKSLPWKMDMYPLPHDHEIGMRQPIHINYAFMTSTTKHPKEAFKFLKYITYDPKGVVVKFKYVTSVTDAIGNSFWFVPATMHPEVVKEFKEAKFIPNGVKYMLENLDKTVQVDMWKVIPGWFQAINDVMIPTEEKIRSGDAEPTAIAAETEEKLNEIIEQAWNEFIKQVEEVQKNFSKLRKKIESEK
- a CDS encoding GH1 family beta-glucosidase is translated as MERNDFPKDFIFGVATASYQIEGAYNEDGKVPSIWDVFSHTPGKIKNNENGDVACDHYHRYEEDIKIMKDIGVDAYRFSISWPRVMKNTKEKNEKGIDFYNKLIDKLLENNIIPFITIYHWDLPLFLYEKGGWLNDDIALYFQDYSSILFQNFGDRVKHWITLNEPWCSSFLGYFYGIHAPGHKNLQEAIKAAHNLLRAHGYSVEAFRDLVKDGKIGITNVTTKVEPADETEEDFYVALLVDELTNGWFYDPIIFGRYPENARAILQRNGIDIFENDMDIISKKIDFFGINYYTRQLVKYAPEEPFMFKTIEGELEKTEMGWEIYPEGLYDMLLKIYNRYKTPLYITENGMAGPDKIENGKVHDTYRINYLKSHFENALKAIKDGVDLKGYFIWTLMDNFEWAEGYSKRFGIVYTDYTTQKRYLKDSAIWLKKFLEGEINL
- a CDS encoding transporter substrate-binding domain-containing protein translates to MKILDTGNISIGIRNIPSEVVYFSSNKEKPGFCYEIATEFAKYLGVNPEFKIVDGFSKYFENTIFNSIDMIADIITITEERSKTLTMIKFVENVEILIGRKDEEITNISKI
- the pepV gene encoding dipeptidase PepV, which codes for MEQIVEDAIDKLVDKYFDEVLENLEKIIEIKSVMGPASQDAPFGVGPAKALSEALKISKKLGFETKNIDFYAGHVTYGNSGKLYGILGHLDVVPEGDLEKWETDPYKLVIRDGKMFGRGVSDDKGPTIGALYALKIASELVKTPKNTVRLIFGTNEENGSKCLKYYFKNEPYPDAAVTPDGTFPLVFAEKGNTTYKISTYLNNDYNTKLIKMKAGTAVNVVPEECNVVIETDKVNEVAYLVENFNTKCKLKYEVNGNRISITTIGKSAHASTPQLGLNSIACMLNLLSNIDFGKDNFVIRVLNEKLGLDINGIRLGIYSKDIASGELTCNLGTINIENGDLEVKINIRYPIFMNIEMITNQIKEAFKEFDLLQISHSKPLYVSKDSELVKMLLKVYRDVTKDEKEPIALGGGTYAKSVPYGVAFGAVFPGEDTGMHQPNEHWSLESYKKFIRIYARLIYKWLTE
- a CDS encoding carbohydrate ABC transporter permease, with product MKKIKKYMHWILLSPYLTLFIIFILLPIIVAIYLSFTYFNAIQSPRWIGLQNYVNLFTRDEIFMQKVLPNTIKFSLIVGPGGYILSFILAWLVAQLTKVPRTIFALILYSPSLTAGVTMAVVWRVLFNGDQQGYLNALLLKLGFIDKPIQWLQSPEYLLTIMIIVSLWSSMGVGFLAMLAGILNVDETLYEAAYIDGIKNRLQEIIYITIPAMKPQMLFGAVMSIVQTFTTAGIGVALSGTNPTPQYAGQLIVNHIEDYGFLRYEMGYAAAVSVVLLIIIYLFSKIAWKLFGDN